A window of Pseudoliparis swirei isolate HS2019 ecotype Mariana Trench chromosome 13, NWPU_hadal_v1, whole genome shotgun sequence genomic DNA:
GCGAGAGGATTGTGTCTGGGAACGAGGCCAGACCTCACTCGTGGCCCTGGCAGGTCTCTCTGCAGGTAAATTTGCCTTTGTGTTGGTGTGGTTCAGTATTGGGACGTCTTGAAGTGACTGCAAGAAATGTCACTTACAAAACTCCCTGGCCAAACTCTCTTCTAGGGTTGCGATTGATGTTTACAATTTATATTTTAAGAGTAGGCCTACAAAACCTCAAAATAGAGAAAAATCCATGAAAAGTTCCCATAGGCCACGGTGATCGTTTCAATTGACTTGTGTCATCTGTCCAACTGTCcaaaaccacaaaaaaacagcacatttattccattaaaatgtgtgtgaaacAGAAATCCGGCGAACGTATTGCCATCTAAATAGCTTTACTTCTACTGTCTACACTTTGAGGTCAGGTAAACTCTGTTCAAACAAGAAGTGTTCTTCATCAGGAACTCTTGTATCGTAGTTTTGAGCCTAATCTTGGTTTTGATTTTAGGTTCGTCCCAGGGGAAGTAAACATTACATCCACGTCTGTGGAGGAACTCTCATCCACAAGAACTGGGTCCTTACTGCCGCTCACTGCTTTCAAAAGTAAGAAACCGTTCACAGAGGAGCAGATTTAGTTGAGATTTGAATATGTTCTCGTgagaaagacaaaaacacacggGCCTTGCTTAAAACATTTGGTTGGCCAATTAGAGGTAAAGCTGAGGATGCTGGGAGCTGGAGGATCGTCGTGGGGAAGCACCGGCTGAAGCGCTCAGAGATGGCGGAGAGGACTTTCCCCGTGAAGAGAATCTACCGGCACGAGAACTTCCGCGACCCGACTCACAGCGAGCTGGACTACGACATCGCCCTGGTGAGGGCTGGCATGGAGATCGTCCCTTCAAACTTCATCCGCTACGCCTGCCTGCCGCGCAAGCAGATCAGCCTCGACCCAGGACAGTACTGCTGGGTCACAGGCTGGGGGGACACCCGGGGTGAGTGGCAGAGAGGGGCcagaaggaggacgaggaggggaaACGGTCATTTGGTCCGCTGATTCAATATTACCATCCTGAATGTTGTGCAATAGGAAGGGCCGGTGAATAGATAGGGTTCATCCTTTGGGGATAAATGTGAAAACAATGTTGCTGCCATCTGTCCAACAGTTCCGTCGAGCTagcattaataaaaaggtgGATTGAATTTAAATAGTTGTTCTTGAACACACTTCAGGCGGGAAGGAGAACGTGTCTCTCGCAGAAGCCCTGAACCAAGCCCGCCTGCCCATCATCGACTTCAAGAACTGCCGGCAGAAGAAATTCTGGGGCGAACGTGTCCGAGACTCCATGATCTGTGCCGGGTTCAGGGACACCGAGGGCCCGCCTGCTGCCTGCCAGGTAGGACCGAGATTCACAGACGGTGACGGAGGTAGAGGCGAGGATTCATTTTGACCTCCTCCACTTCTTCCTCCCCCAGGGCGACTCCGGAGGTCCTCTGCTGTGCCAGGAGGGGCAGGACCGCTGGGAGGTTCACGGCGTGGTGAGCTTCGGCCCGATCGGCTGCACCGTGGAGAACAAGCCCAGCGTCTTCACCCGCACCGCTGCCTACATCCCCTGGATCGAGGCCACGCGCATCAGGGACTTCTTCATGCACTAAGCGGGCGCCTGACTCGGGCAAACAAACTCTGCTCCGTTTTATGTCCGGCTGCAATCTAAAAGTCTCACAGCAACAACCGCTTCCAgatataaatacacgttgtgAATGTTAAATTGTTGTTTCCTA
This region includes:
- the zgc:112285 gene encoding elastase-1, whose product is MAVPGPPLLLLLSLLLPLLLSKASLPAAAYTLNPGRRPQHKILHLDWPRDCGMAHFKPNMGERIVSGNEARPHSWPWQVSLQVRPRGSKHYIHVCGGTLIHKNWVLTAAHCFQKGKAEDAGSWRIVVGKHRLKRSEMAERTFPVKRIYRHENFRDPTHSELDYDIALVRAGMEIVPSNFIRYACLPRKQISLDPGQYCWVTGWGDTRGGKENVSLAEALNQARLPIIDFKNCRQKKFWGERVRDSMICAGFRDTEGPPAACQGDSGGPLLCQEGQDRWEVHGVVSFGPIGCTVENKPSVFTRTAAYIPWIEATRIRDFFMH